One Pseudomonas tolaasii NCPPB 2192 genomic window carries:
- a CDS encoding hybrid sensor histidine kinase/response regulator, with translation MRYLLIFILCGLPMLASAIEFDQSTRSLPLGRVMQVLEDPTDALTIGDVSSPAYAAYFKTHDKATLNAGYSRSVFWLKLDLHYVAADPRAPRTWFLELAYPPLNRLDLYQRDSAGNYRLTTRTGSTLPFSSREVRQSNYLFKLNFVPDQQETVYLRLQSEGSIQAPLTLWSGTAYLEEQPLRLYVLGAIYGVLLGMLIYNLFIYLSVRDTSYLYYILYIASFGLYQLSVNGVAVEHFWPNNPWWANAAVPFLIGSAALFGSLFARSFLHTAQHSRWLDRILLGLAAGGAVVMVLALLTSYAVALRLATGLALVFTVTIFVAAIKAWYCGQRMARYFIIAWSAFLLGGVVNTMMVLGYLPNMFLTMYASQIGSAIEVALLSLALADRINGMREQQAQILFDASQKLEVLNQQLARSNRLKDEFLATLTHELRTPMNGVIGSLELMQTVPLDDDLAQYQQTAAGSARDMMRMVNGILTLTELQAGRLSAQPEVFSLRGTLDALRQQFSSSAQSKGLAFSIDVAGELPDRVIGDAGKLSQCLDCLLDNAFKFTHDGAVRLRVVGVPHSDGSLRLSFIVTDTGIGFAFLDEATLYQRFFQVDGSMTREYGGLGIGLAICRQLIELLGGRLTHHSEPRKGSRFQLEVSVTLAPSEPKLAPSRQRSPQECSVLLVDDNSVGQLAVRGMLLKLGYRVRTVDCGPAALASLQSETFDAVLLDLPEGGFSLCCQIRALPGCGELPVIALSASLQVPERERCHGVGVTERLAKPVRFDALQGALERQLLTPTEGKSAEHSARMPLF, from the coding sequence ATGCGCTATTTGCTGATCTTTATATTGTGCGGGCTGCCGATGCTCGCCAGCGCCATCGAGTTTGATCAGAGCACTCGAAGCCTGCCCTTGGGACGTGTCATGCAGGTACTCGAGGACCCCACCGACGCGTTGACCATCGGCGACGTCAGCTCCCCGGCCTACGCGGCCTACTTCAAGACCCATGACAAGGCCACCCTCAACGCTGGTTATTCGCGCTCGGTGTTCTGGCTCAAGCTCGATCTGCATTACGTCGCCGCAGACCCACGCGCGCCACGCACCTGGTTTCTGGAGCTGGCCTACCCGCCGCTGAATCGGCTGGACCTTTACCAGCGTGACAGCGCCGGCAACTATCGCCTGACCACCCGCACCGGCAGCACCTTGCCGTTTTCCAGCCGCGAAGTGCGCCAGAGCAACTACCTGTTCAAACTCAACTTCGTGCCCGACCAGCAGGAAACGGTGTACCTGCGCCTGCAGAGCGAAGGCTCGATCCAGGCCCCGCTGACTCTCTGGTCCGGCACCGCCTACCTTGAAGAACAGCCGCTGCGCCTCTATGTGCTGGGCGCCATCTACGGCGTGTTGCTGGGGATGCTGATCTACAACCTGTTCATCTATCTGAGCGTACGCGACACCAGTTACCTCTATTACATCCTCTACATCGCCTCGTTCGGGCTGTATCAGCTGTCGGTCAATGGCGTGGCGGTCGAGCACTTCTGGCCGAACAACCCGTGGTGGGCCAACGCGGCGGTGCCGTTCCTGATCGGTTCGGCGGCGCTGTTTGGCAGCCTGTTTGCGCGCAGTTTCCTGCACACCGCACAACACAGCCGCTGGCTGGACCGGATTCTGCTGGGGCTGGCAGCCGGTGGCGCGGTCGTGATGGTGCTGGCGTTGCTCACCAGTTACGCCGTGGCGTTGCGTCTGGCCACCGGCCTGGCGCTGGTGTTCACCGTGACCATCTTCGTCGCCGCCATCAAAGCCTGGTATTGCGGGCAGCGCATGGCACGGTATTTCATCATCGCCTGGTCGGCGTTCCTGCTCGGCGGGGTGGTCAACACGATGATGGTGCTGGGTTACCTGCCCAATATGTTCCTCACCATGTACGCCAGCCAGATCGGCTCGGCGATTGAAGTGGCGCTGTTGTCCCTGGCACTGGCCGACCGCATCAACGGCATGCGCGAGCAACAGGCGCAGATTCTGTTCGACGCCAGCCAGAAGCTCGAAGTGCTCAACCAACAACTCGCCCGCAGCAACCGGCTCAAGGACGAGTTCCTCGCCACCCTGACCCACGAACTGCGCACGCCAATGAATGGCGTGATCGGCTCCCTTGAATTGATGCAAACCGTGCCGCTGGACGATGACCTGGCGCAATACCAGCAAACCGCCGCCGGCTCGGCGCGGGATATGATGCGCATGGTCAACGGCATCCTCACGCTCACCGAGTTGCAAGCCGGGCGCCTCAGCGCACAGCCCGAAGTATTCAGCCTGCGCGGCACCCTCGACGCCTTGCGCCAGCAATTCAGCAGCAGCGCCCAAAGCAAGGGGCTGGCGTTTTCCATCGACGTGGCAGGCGAACTGCCGGACCGCGTGATCGGTGACGCCGGCAAACTCAGCCAATGCCTGGATTGCCTGCTCGACAATGCCTTCAAATTCACCCACGACGGCGCCGTGCGCCTGCGCGTGGTGGGTGTGCCCCACAGCGACGGCTCGTTGCGCTTGAGTTTTATCGTGACCGACACCGGTATCGGCTTCGCCTTCCTCGACGAGGCCACGTTGTATCAGCGTTTCTTCCAGGTCGACGGCTCGATGACCCGCGAATACGGCGGCTTGGGCATTGGCCTGGCGATTTGCCGGCAACTGATCGAATTGCTCGGCGGGCGCCTCACCCATCATTCCGAACCACGCAAGGGCAGCCGCTTCCAGTTGGAAGTGAGCGTCACCCTGGCGCCGTCAGAGCCCAAGCTAGCCCCCAGCCGGCAGCGCTCGCCGCAGGAATGCTCGGTGTTGCTGGTGGACGACAACAGCGTCGGCCAACTGGCCGTGCGCGGCATGCTGCTCAAGTTGGGTTACCGGGTCAGAACCGTGGACTGCGGCCCGGCCGCGCTGGCGAGTTTGCAGAGTGAAACCTTCGATGCGGTTTTACTCGATCTACCTGAAGGCGGTTTCTCGTTGTGCTGTCAGATTCGTGCACTGCCCGGCTGCGGCGAGTTGCCGGTGATCGCCCTGAGCGCCTCCTTGCAGGTGCCCGAGCGTGAGCGTTGCCATGGCGTAGGTGTGACCGAACGTCTGGCAAAACCCGTCCGTTTCGACGCCTTGCAGGGGGCGCTGGAGCGCCAGCTTTTGACTCCGACAGAGGGCAAAAGCGCCGAGCATTCGGCGCGTATGCCACTTTTTTAA
- a CDS encoding hydroxymethylpyrimidine/phosphomethylpyrimidine kinase → MNIYSSRPVVLCLSGHDPSGGAGLQADIEALLAQGCHAAPAVTALTVQNTVNVSDFRVLDREWVLAQANAVLGDSEVAAVKLGMLGSTAMVDTVVELLQAHPHLPVVCDPVLRAGGGGSLGKDEVGYAMRERLLPLSLIATPNLPEARILAELPEGTADECADKLLPFIKHLLITGGHGDEHEVHNRLYSRDGTRQTFTCQRLPGSYHGSGCTLASALAGRLAQGEGLVSAVQSALNYTWRTLRDAEQLGQGQFVPRRLPLDFCS, encoded by the coding sequence ATGAATATCTACAGCTCTCGCCCCGTTGTCCTCTGTCTCTCCGGCCACGACCCCAGTGGTGGCGCCGGCCTGCAGGCAGATATCGAAGCGCTGCTCGCCCAAGGCTGTCATGCGGCCCCGGCCGTCACCGCCCTGACCGTGCAGAACACCGTCAATGTCAGCGATTTCCGCGTGCTCGACCGCGAGTGGGTGCTGGCCCAGGCCAATGCCGTGCTCGGCGACTCCGAGGTGGCGGCGGTCAAGCTGGGCATGCTCGGCTCCACCGCGATGGTCGATACCGTGGTCGAACTGCTGCAGGCGCACCCGCACCTGCCGGTGGTGTGCGACCCGGTGCTGCGCGCCGGCGGCGGTGGCAGCCTGGGCAAGGATGAGGTCGGCTATGCGATGCGCGAGCGGCTGTTGCCGTTGTCGCTGATCGCCACCCCGAACCTGCCCGAAGCGCGCATCCTGGCTGAGTTGCCCGAGGGCACCGCCGACGAGTGCGCCGACAAGCTGTTGCCATTTATCAAGCACCTGTTGATCACCGGCGGCCATGGCGATGAGCATGAAGTGCACAACCGCCTGTACAGCCGCGACGGCACGCGCCAGACCTTTACCTGCCAGCGCCTGCCCGGCAGTTACCACGGTTCGGGCTGCACGCTGGCCAGCGCATTGGCCGGTCGGCTCGCCCAGGGTGAAGGGCTGGTCAGCGCCGTGCAGTCGGCACTCAACTACACTTGGCGCACCCTGCGTGACGCCGAACAACTCGGCCAGGGCCAGTTTGTACCGCGCCGGTTGCCGCTGGATTTCTGTTCGTAA
- the thiE gene encoding thiamine phosphate synthase → MKLRGLYAITDSQLLAGKFLAYVEAALDGGVTLLQYRDKSSDEARRLREAEKLRELCARYKTQLIINDDAELAARLGVGVHLGQTDGPLTPARALLGSKAIIGATCHSQIELAEQAAKEGASYVAFGRFFNSSTKPGAPAATVDMLAEARTRLQLPICVIGGVTLENAEPLVAHGADLLAVVHGLFGADSTQEVTRRARAFNALLKI, encoded by the coding sequence ATGAAATTACGTGGCCTGTATGCCATTACCGACAGTCAGCTGTTGGCCGGCAAATTCCTCGCCTACGTCGAAGCGGCGCTGGACGGTGGCGTGACCCTGTTGCAGTACCGCGACAAAAGCAGCGACGAGGCCCGCCGTCTGCGCGAAGCCGAAAAGCTGCGTGAACTGTGCGCGCGCTACAAAACCCAGCTGATTATCAATGATGACGCCGAACTGGCCGCGCGCCTGGGCGTCGGCGTGCACCTGGGCCAGACTGACGGCCCACTCACGCCCGCCCGCGCGCTGCTCGGCTCCAAAGCCATCATCGGTGCCACCTGCCACAGCCAGATCGAACTGGCCGAACAGGCCGCCAAAGAAGGCGCCAGCTATGTCGCCTTCGGCCGCTTTTTCAACTCCAGCACCAAGCCCGGTGCGCCCGCCGCCACCGTCGACATGCTGGCCGAAGCCCGCACGCGGTTGCAGTTGCCCATCTGCGTGATCGGCGGCGTCACCCTGGAAAACGCCGAACCGCTGGTGGCCCACGGCGCCGACCTGCTCGCCGTGGTGCACGGCCTGTTCGGCGCCGATAGCACTCAGGAAGTCACGCGCCGCGCACGTGCCTTCAACGCCCTACTCAAGATTTGA
- the hemL gene encoding glutamate-1-semialdehyde 2,1-aminomutase → MSRSETLFANAQKHIPGGVNSPVRAFKSVGGTPLFFKHAEGAYVTDEDDKRYVDYVGSWGPMILGHSHPDVLDAVRKQLEHGLSYGAPTAMETEMADLVCSIVPSMEMVRMVSSGTEATMSAIRLARGFTGRDSIIKFEGCYHGHSDSLLVRAGSGLLTQGVPSSAGVPAAFAKHTLTLPFNDIAAVEQMLNEVGQDVACIIVEPVAGNMNCVPPAPGFLEGLREQCDKHGVVLIFDEVMTGFRVALGGAQAHYGVTPDLSTFGKIIGGGMPVGCFGGKREIMQHIAPLGPVYQAGTLSGNPLAMAAGLTTLRLISRPGFHAELTDYTTRLLDGLQQRADAAGIPFVTTQAGGMFGLYFSGADDIVTFDDVMGSDADLFKRFFHLMLEGGVYLAPSAFEAGFTSIAHGEAELKLTLDAAERAFAALK, encoded by the coding sequence ATGTCCCGTTCCGAAACGCTGTTTGCCAATGCCCAGAAACACATCCCCGGCGGTGTGAACTCCCCCGTGCGTGCGTTCAAGAGCGTGGGCGGTACGCCGCTGTTCTTCAAGCATGCCGAAGGCGCCTACGTCACCGACGAAGATGACAAGCGTTACGTGGACTACGTGGGCTCCTGGGGCCCGATGATCCTCGGCCACAGCCACCCGGACGTGCTGGACGCGGTGCGCAAGCAACTGGAGCACGGCTTGTCCTACGGCGCACCGACCGCCATGGAAACCGAAATGGCGGATCTGGTCTGCTCGATCGTGCCGTCGATGGAAATGGTGCGCATGGTCAGCTCCGGCACTGAAGCCACCATGAGCGCAATCCGCCTGGCCCGTGGTTTCACTGGCCGCGACAGCATCATCAAGTTCGAAGGCTGCTACCACGGTCACTCCGACAGCCTGCTGGTGAGAGCCGGTTCCGGCCTGCTGACCCAGGGCGTGCCGAGCTCGGCGGGCGTTCCGGCGGCGTTCGCCAAACACACCCTGACCCTGCCGTTCAACGATATCGCCGCCGTCGAGCAGATGCTCAATGAAGTGGGCCAGGACGTAGCGTGCATCATCGTCGAGCCGGTGGCCGGCAACATGAACTGCGTGCCACCGGCGCCGGGTTTCCTTGAAGGCCTGCGCGAGCAATGCGACAAGCACGGCGTGGTGCTGATTTTTGACGAGGTGATGACCGGTTTCCGCGTGGCCCTCGGCGGCGCCCAGGCGCACTACGGCGTGACGCCGGACCTGAGCACCTTCGGCAAGATCATCGGCGGCGGCATGCCGGTGGGCTGCTTCGGCGGCAAGCGTGAAATCATGCAGCACATCGCGCCGCTGGGCCCGGTGTACCAGGCAGGTACCCTGTCGGGTAACCCGTTGGCCATGGCCGCGGGCCTGACCACTCTGCGCCTGATCAGCCGCCCGGGCTTTCACGCAGAGCTGACCGATTACACCACGCGCCTGCTCGACGGCCTGCAACAACGCGCCGATGCGGCCGGCATCCCGTTTGTCACCACCCAGGCGGGCGGCATGTTCGGCCTGTACTTCAGCGGCGCCGACGACATCGTTACCTTTGATGACGTGATGGGCAGCGACGCCGACCTGTTCAAACGCTTCTTCCACCTGATGCTGGAAGGCGGCGTGTACCTGGCACCGAGCGCCTTTGAAGCCGGCTTCACTTCGATCGCCCATGGCGAAGCCGAGTTGAAACTGACCCTGGATGCTGCCGAACGCGCCTTCGCGGCCCTGAAATAA
- a CDS encoding tetratricopeptide repeat protein: MKRTGRTLVLGCLLLLQPLLAHAQAGGNSLLIPAMGRCTLNTQPDSQAEALSACQKQAESGDAQAQYELGEYFHDSKNPARDLNKALSYFEKASLQGHAQAQFQLGNMFFKGEGVPANNVQAYIVLKMAAVNGAEDALDTADEVAEHMQRDELEVATQVLGQIFRNYLQELQSADGRSPFSPLP; the protein is encoded by the coding sequence ATGAAACGCACCGGCCGCACCCTGGTTCTGGGCTGCCTGTTGCTCCTTCAGCCGCTGCTGGCACATGCACAAGCAGGCGGCAACTCGTTGTTAATCCCAGCGATGGGTCGTTGCACCCTCAATACCCAGCCAGACAGCCAGGCCGAAGCCCTGAGCGCGTGCCAGAAACAGGCCGAAAGCGGGGATGCGCAGGCGCAATACGAGTTGGGTGAGTACTTCCACGACAGTAAAAACCCCGCCCGCGACCTCAACAAAGCCTTGAGCTACTTCGAGAAAGCCTCGCTGCAGGGCCATGCGCAAGCGCAATTCCAGTTGGGCAACATGTTCTTCAAAGGCGAAGGCGTGCCGGCCAACAACGTGCAGGCGTACATCGTGCTGAAGATGGCGGCGGTAAACGGCGCCGAAGACGCGCTGGACACGGCCGATGAAGTGGCCGAGCACATGCAGCGGGATGAATTGGAAGTGGCGACCCAGGTGCTGGGGCAGATTTTCCGCAATTACCTGCAGGAATTGCAGAGTGCCGACGGGCGTTCGCCTTTTTCACCCCTGCCCTGA
- a CDS encoding DUF1820 family protein: protein MTKREAPIYKVIFLNQGQVFEMYAKQIYQSDLWGFLEVEEFVFGERTQLVVDPGEEKLKAQFEGVVRSFVPMHSIVRIDEVERLGTPKISEARGTSNVMPFPMPMPEK, encoded by the coding sequence ATGACCAAACGTGAAGCTCCAATCTACAAGGTGATTTTCCTCAACCAGGGCCAGGTGTTCGAAATGTACGCCAAGCAGATCTATCAAAGTGATCTGTGGGGCTTTCTGGAAGTGGAAGAGTTCGTCTTTGGCGAGCGCACCCAGTTGGTCGTCGACCCGGGCGAAGAAAAGCTCAAGGCGCAGTTCGAAGGCGTGGTGCGCAGCTTTGTGCCGATGCATTCGATTGTGCGCATCGATGAAGTGGAGCGCCTGGGCACGCCGAAAATCAGCGAGGCGCGTGGCACCAGCAATGTGATGCCGTTTCCGATGCCGATGCCTGAGAAGTAA
- the miaB gene encoding tRNA (N6-isopentenyl adenosine(37)-C2)-methylthiotransferase MiaB codes for MAKKLYIETHGCQMNEYDSSRMVDLLGEHQALEVTARAEDADVILLNTCSIRERAQDRVYSQLGRWRELKLANPEMVIAVGGCVASQEGAAIRDRAPYVDVVFGPQTLHRLPEMIDAARVTKLPQVDVSFPEIEKFDHLPEPRIDGPSAYVSVMEGCSKYCTFCVVPYTRGEEVSRPFDDVLSEIIHLAENGVREVTLLGQNVNGYRGQTEDGRLADLAELIRVVAAVDGIERIRYTTSHPLEFSDSLIQAHAEVPELVKHLHLPVQSGSDRILAAMKRNHTALEYKSKLRKLRAAVPGICISSDFIVGFPGETEKDFEQTMKLIEDVGFDFSYSFVYSQRPGTPAADLADETPEALKKERLNALQHRLNQQGFEISRQMVGSIQRILVTDYSKKDPGELQGRTENNRIVNFRCDNPTLIGQFADVHIDAAQPHSLRGSLVN; via the coding sequence ATGGCCAAGAAGCTCTATATCGAAACCCACGGTTGCCAGATGAACGAGTACGACAGCTCGCGCATGGTCGACTTGCTGGGCGAACACCAGGCCCTGGAAGTCACCGCCCGCGCCGAAGATGCCGACGTTATCCTGCTCAATACCTGCTCGATCCGCGAACGGGCCCAGGACCGTGTGTACTCCCAGCTGGGCCGCTGGCGGGAATTGAAACTGGCCAACCCGGAGATGGTGATCGCCGTCGGCGGTTGCGTGGCCAGCCAGGAAGGCGCCGCGATCCGCGACCGTGCGCCCTACGTTGACGTGGTGTTCGGCCCGCAGACCCTGCACCGCCTGCCGGAAATGATCGACGCTGCACGCGTTACCAAGCTGCCGCAGGTGGACGTGTCGTTCCCGGAAATCGAAAAATTCGACCACTTGCCCGAGCCGCGTATCGATGGGCCGAGCGCTTATGTGTCGGTGATGGAAGGCTGCAGCAAGTACTGCACCTTCTGCGTGGTGCCTTACACACGCGGTGAAGAAGTCAGCCGGCCGTTTGACGATGTGCTGTCGGAAATCATCCACCTGGCTGAAAACGGCGTGCGCGAAGTTACCCTGCTGGGCCAGAACGTCAACGGCTATCGCGGCCAGACCGAAGACGGCCGCCTCGCCGACCTGGCGGAGCTGATCCGCGTGGTCGCCGCCGTGGATGGCATCGAGCGCATTCGCTACACCACCTCGCACCCGCTGGAGTTCTCCGACAGCCTGATCCAGGCCCACGCCGAAGTGCCGGAGCTGGTCAAACACCTGCATTTGCCGGTGCAATCAGGCTCGGACCGCATTCTGGCGGCGATGAAGCGCAACCACACCGCCCTGGAATACAAATCCAAACTGCGCAAATTGCGCGCAGCGGTGCCGGGTATCTGCATCAGCTCGGACTTTATCGTCGGTTTCCCCGGCGAAACCGAGAAAGATTTCGAGCAGACCATGAAGCTGATCGAGGACGTCGGTTTCGACTTCTCCTATTCCTTCGTCTACAGCCAGCGCCCAGGCACGCCTGCCGCTGATCTCGCGGACGAAACCCCGGAAGCACTTAAAAAAGAGCGTCTGAACGCGTTGCAACACCGCCTGAACCAGCAAGGCTTCGAGATCAGCCGACAAATGGTCGGCTCGATCCAGCGCATTCTGGTCACCGACTATTCGAAAAAGGACCCGGGCGAGCTGCAAGGCCGTACCGAGAACAACCGAATCGTCAACTTCCGCTGCGACAATCCCACCCTGATCGGCCAGTTTGCCGATGTGCACATCGATGCGGCGCAACCGCACTCGCTGCGCGGGTCGCTGGTTAACTGA
- a CDS encoding PhoH family protein, whose translation MNAPIAEPHRFILEPFEARRFANLCGQFDEHLRLIEQRLGIEIRNRGNQFELIGETQPTKSAENLLRRLYRETKGSELSPEIVHLYLQESAVEDLANNPVAEASVALRTKKGMIRPKGLNQQKYVKAILGNDINFGIGPAGTGKTYLAVACAVDALEREQVRRILLVRPAVEAGEKLGFLPGDLAQKIDPYLRPLYDALYEMLGFEYVAKLIERQVIEIAPLAYMRGRTLSNSFIILDESQNTTVEQMKMFLTRIGFGSTAIITGDITQVDLPRGTKSGLGHVIEVLKDVPGISFTHFSPKDVVRHPLVQRIVEAYERFEHRDDAPAKDVRHDA comes from the coding sequence TTGAACGCACCCATCGCAGAACCCCATCGTTTTATCCTCGAGCCGTTTGAGGCTCGCCGTTTCGCCAACCTGTGCGGACAGTTCGACGAGCACCTGCGCCTGATCGAACAACGCCTGGGCATCGAGATCCGCAACCGCGGCAATCAGTTCGAGCTCATCGGTGAAACCCAGCCCACAAAATCGGCAGAAAACCTGCTGCGCCGTCTCTACCGCGAAACCAAGGGTAGTGAGCTGTCGCCGGAAATCGTGCACCTGTACTTGCAGGAATCGGCTGTGGAAGACCTGGCCAACAACCCTGTCGCCGAAGCCAGCGTGGCCCTGCGTACCAAAAAAGGCATGATTCGCCCAAAGGGCTTGAATCAGCAGAAGTACGTCAAGGCAATCCTCGGTAACGATATCAATTTCGGCATCGGCCCCGCCGGTACCGGCAAGACCTACCTGGCCGTGGCCTGTGCAGTGGATGCCCTTGAGCGCGAGCAAGTGCGCCGCATCCTGCTGGTGCGTCCGGCGGTCGAAGCGGGTGAAAAACTCGGCTTCCTGCCGGGCGATCTGGCCCAGAAGATCGACCCCTACCTGCGCCCGCTCTACGACGCGCTGTACGAAATGCTTGGCTTTGAATACGTGGCCAAGCTGATCGAGCGCCAGGTGATCGAGATCGCCCCGCTGGCCTACATGCGCGGTCGCACCTTGAGCAACAGCTTCATCATCCTCGACGAGAGCCAGAACACCACGGTCGAGCAGATGAAAATGTTCCTGACCCGCATCGGGTTTGGCTCCACGGCCATCATCACCGGCGACATTACCCAGGTTGACTTGCCCCGGGGCACCAAGTCGGGTCTGGGCCATGTGATTGAAGTGCTCAAGGACGTGCCGGGCATCAGTTTCACGCACTTCTCGCCCAAAGACGTGGTCCGCCACCCGCTGGTGCAGCGCATTGTCGAGGCCTACGAGCGCTTCGAACACCGCGACGACGCACCGGCCAAGGACGTTCGCCACGATGCTTGA
- the ybeY gene encoding rRNA maturation RNase YbeY: MLELDLQLATDAPAPSEEQLRQWCALALRQRTADSELTIRLVDEAEGRELNHTWRQKDYATNVLSFPADVPDELLDIPLLGDLVICVAVVEREAREQGKELEAHWAHLVIHGCLHLLGYDHIDDDEAEEMETLEQTLLAELGHPDPYADDEN; encoded by the coding sequence ATGCTTGAGCTTGACCTGCAGCTGGCCACCGACGCGCCCGCCCCGAGCGAAGAACAATTGCGCCAATGGTGCGCACTGGCCTTGCGCCAGCGCACCGCCGACTCGGAGCTGACCATTCGCCTGGTGGACGAGGCCGAGGGCCGTGAACTGAATCACACCTGGCGCCAAAAGGACTACGCGACCAACGTGCTGTCCTTCCCCGCCGACGTGCCGGATGAGTTACTGGATATCCCATTGCTGGGCGACCTGGTGATCTGCGTTGCCGTGGTGGAACGCGAAGCCAGGGAACAAGGCAAGGAACTTGAGGCCCATTGGGCCCATCTAGTCATCCACGGCTGCTTGCATCTCTTGGGTTACGACCATATAGACGATGACGAAGCCGAAGAAATGGAAACACTGGAACAAACGTTGCTTGCTGAATTGGGTCATCCGGACCCATACGCAGATGACGAAAACTGA
- a CDS encoding HlyC/CorC family transporter, which translates to MSEDRSSNGQKSWLGKLTQAFAHEPKNRQELLELLREAHQNKLLDSEALAIVEGAIQVADLQVRDIMVPRSQMISIKATQTPREFLPAVIDSAHSRYPVIGESHDDVMGVLLAKDLLPLILRENGDNFNIKDLLRPATFVPESKRLNVLLREFRANHNHMAIVIDEYGGVAGLVTIEDVLEQIVGDIEDEHDVEEDSYIKPLPSGDFLVKALTPIENFNEFFDSEFSDDEFDTVGGLVMSAFGHLPKRNETTEIGAYRFRILNADSRRIHLIRLTPIAR; encoded by the coding sequence ATGAGCGAAGACCGATCGAGCAACGGGCAGAAGTCATGGCTGGGTAAACTGACCCAGGCTTTTGCCCACGAGCCGAAAAACCGCCAGGAGCTGCTGGAGCTGCTGCGCGAGGCCCATCAGAACAAGTTGCTGGACAGCGAAGCGCTGGCCATCGTCGAAGGCGCCATTCAGGTGGCTGACCTGCAGGTTCGGGACATCATGGTCCCGCGTTCGCAGATGATCAGCATCAAGGCGACCCAGACCCCACGGGAATTCCTCCCGGCCGTGATCGACTCGGCGCACTCGCGCTACCCGGTGATCGGTGAAAGCCATGACGACGTCATGGGTGTCCTGCTGGCCAAGGACCTGTTGCCGCTGATCCTCAGGGAGAACGGCGACAACTTCAACATCAAGGATTTGCTGCGCCCGGCCACGTTCGTGCCTGAATCCAAGCGCCTGAATGTGCTGTTGCGCGAATTCCGCGCCAACCACAATCACATGGCCATTGTGATCGACGAATACGGCGGCGTGGCCGGTCTAGTGACCATTGAAGACGTGCTGGAACAGATCGTCGGCGACATCGAAGACGAGCACGACGTCGAAGAAGACAGCTACATCAAGCCACTGCCGAGCGGTGACTTCCTGGTGAAGGCGCTGACGCCGATCGAGAACTTCAACGAGTTCTTCGACAGCGAATTCTCCGACGATGAATTCGACACCGTCGGCGGTTTGGTGATGAGTGCGTTCGGGCATCTGCCAAAACGTAACGAAACCACCGAGATTGGCGCGTACCGCTTCCGCATCCTGAATGCCGACAGCCGCCGTATCCATCTGATTCGCCTGACACCTATTGCCCGCTAA